A window of Rhizobium sp. CC-YZS058 genomic DNA:
CGGCGCTGACCAAAGCGGAGGCCCGACGCCTGGCGATGGCGGCGCATGACGGCTTTGCCCGCGCGCTCTGGCCGGCGCACACGCCGCTCGACGGCGATCTCATCTTCGCGGTTTCGACGGGACAGGCACCGGCGCCGGCAGAGCCCGCGACGATGGTGGCGCTTTGTGCGGCGGCAGGCGCAACCATGGCCCGTGCCATCGCGCGCGGCGTTCACGCGGCACGCCCGGCGCCTCATGATGTCAAACCCTGCTGGTCGGATCTGGCCGGACGGCCGGCGCGCTGAGCTCGGAAAGCGCGAGAGGAAGCGGAAAGCATAAGACCAGACGGACGACCCTTGGTCACCGCGCTTTAACAATTGTTCGCGCAGGGTGGCGGTGATATTTCGGTGCCGGTTTTCACCGGAGAGAGTTCATGTCGCTGCCCATCACGATCGCCCCTTCGATCCTCGCTGCCGATTTCGCCCGCCTGGGAGACGAGGTGCGGGATGTCGCGGCAGCCGGTGCCGACTGGATCCATCTCGACGTGATGGACGGCCACTTCGTCCCCAATATCTCCTTCGGGCCCGACGTCATCCGCGCGCTGCGCGGCGCCACCGACAAGACCTTCGACTGCCACCTGATGATTGCGCCGGCCGATCCCTATCTCGAGGCCTTTGCCAAGGCCGGATGCGACCGGGTGACCGTCCATGCCGAAGCCGGCCCGCACCTCCACCGCTCGCTGCAGACCATCCGCGCGCTCGGCATGAAGGCGGCCGTCGCCATCAATCCGGCAACGCCGATCAGCGCTGTCGAGACGGTTCTGGACGAGGTCTCGATGGTCTTGGTCATGACGGTCAATCCCGGTTTCGGCGGCCAGAGCTTCGTCGGCGCAACGCTGGAGAAGATCCGCAGCCTGCGGACGCTCATCGGCGACCGGCCGATCGACATTCAGGTCGATGGCGGCATCACCATCGACACCATTGCCGCAGCGGCGGGTGCCGGTGCCACTGTGTTCGTGGCCGGCTCCGCCATCTTCTCCGGGCGGTCGCAGGAGGCCTATAGCAGAACGATCGCGGCGCTGCGCGCCGAGGCCGAGCGGGGGCGTGGGTGAACCAGGCCCTGCGCCGTCTTGTCCCCCAAAACGGCGTCGCCTCGCAAGATCCGGCAGTCTCCGGCCCGCTCGCGCCGGCGGGCGGTGGCGAGGCGACCGACCAGCCTCCCTCCTGGTTGCGTCTGGCAAGCACCGTCCTTTGGCTGGCGCCGCTCTGGGGCCTGCTGATGGCGCTTTCGGTCTGCGGCACGCTGATCCTGCACGGGCGCTTCGATCCGCATCTCCCCGCCATTCTCCTGCTTTACGGCGCGGGCGGCCTGATTGCCTTCCCCTTCTCGATCCTCGCCGCCGAGTTCACGCTTCGCCTTCGGCGGGCACGGCGCAGCGATACGCGCTTCGCCGCCCATTTTCTCTGCCTCACCCTGCTCACCATCGCCGCCACTGCCCTGCTCTTCGCCCTGCAGTATCGGCTGTTCTTCGCGCAGTGGCACGGGACGCGGTTTTCCTATGGCTGGACGCTGCACTTCCTTTTCACCACCGCCTCGGCCGTCTACCAGTTCATCGCGATCGGCATCCGGCTCTATCTTCCCTTCGGCCTGCCGATGCTGCTCGGCATGAGCCTCTATCTCGCGCGCCGCCGAGGTCGGGTGGCAAGCCCCTTTCACGCGGCCAGCGATTGAGCTCTTCCGGCATCTTTGCTAGAGGCAGGCCCAATCCTCCCCAACGAAAGCAGACAGCCGATGATCCCCCGCTATTCCCGGCCGGAAATGGTCGCCATCTGGTCACCCGAGCAGAAGTTCCGCATCTGGTTCGAGATCGAGGCCCATGCCTGCGACGCGCTGGCCGATCTCGGCGTGATCCCCAAGGAAGCGGCCCGGACCATTTGGGAAAAAGGCGGCGCGGCCACCTTCGATGTCGCCCGCATCGACGAGATCGAGGCCGTCACCAAGCATGACGTCATCGCCTTCCTCACCCATCTCGCCGAGATCGTCGGTCCGGACGCCCGCTTCGTCCACCAGGGCATGACCTCCTCCGACGTGCTCGACACGTGCTTCAACGTGCAGCTGGTCAAGGCAACCGATATCCTGCTCGCCGACATGGACCGACTGCTCGACGCGTTGAAGCGCCGGGCACTCGAGCACAAGGATACGGTGACGATCGGCCGTTCGCACGGTATCCACGCCGAACCCACGACCTTCGGCGTCAAGCTGGCCCTGGCCTATGCCGAATTCGAGCGCTGCCGCGCCCGCCTCGTCGCGGCGCGGGAAGAAGTGGCGACCTGTGCCATCTCCGGCGCCGTCGGCACCTTTGCCAATATCGATCCGCGCGTGGAGGAACATGTGGCGGCCGCCATGGGGCTGAAGCCCGAGCCGGTCTCCACCCAGGTCATCCCACGCGACCGCCACGCCATGTATTTCGCCACGCTCGGCGTCATTGCCTCCTCGATCGAGCGTCTGGCCACCGAAATCCGCCATCTGCAGCGCACGGAAGTACTGGAAGCCGAGGAATATTTCTCGCCGGGCCAGAAAGGCTCCTCGGCCATGCCGCACAAGCGCAACCCGGTGCTGACCGAGAACCTGACCGGGCTTGCCCGCATGGTCCGCGCTTTCTCGATCCCGGCCATGGAGAACGTCGCGCTCTGGCACGAGCGGGACATCTCCCATTCCTCCGTCGAACGCATGATCGGCCCGGATGCGACGATCACCCTCGACTTCGCCCTCGCCCGGCTGACCGGCGTCATCGACAAGCTGCTCGTCTACCCGGAGAACATGACCGCCAACATGAACAAGTTCCGCGGGCTCGTTCATTCCCAGCGCGTGCTGCTGGCTCTGACCCAGGCCGGCGCCTCGCGCGAGGACGCCTATCGCCTGGTGCAGCGCAACGCGATGAAGGTCTGGGAGCAGGGCAAGGATTTCCTGGAGGAGCTTCTGGCCGATTCCGAGGTTCGAGCCTTTCTTCCGGAAGAAGAGATCCGCGAGAAGTTCGATCTCGGCTATCACACCAAACATGTGGATACGATCTTCCGCCGCGTGTTTGCTTAGGCTGAAATAACGCAGTCACTCAAATGCGAGTGACTGCGGCAATCATTGGATGAGACCTGTCTGCGATGCTCACTCGTGAAAGAGGAGTTAAGACCATGCAGACCGCCACATCCATTCAACCCTCCGCACGCATTGCGCTGACCGGCAAGGTTACCTGCCGCGGCCAGACGAGCAGCGCGGCCGTCGTGGACCTTGGATCGAACTCCATCACCCTGCGCCTGAGCTACGACATCAAGGCGACCGAGGGCCAGGCCGTCTCGATCGACAGCACGGAACTCGGGCGTCTCAACGGCATGGTCCAGTGGGCCCGCGGCGACCGTATTCAGGTCGGCCTCAGCCTCTCGTCCAACACGGCCGCCAAGTTCGCATCCTACCACAAATACTTCCGCTGAGCCGGTCGCCACCGGCCGCAACTCTCGACTGATCTTGACAAGAGCGGAGCGGCGCATCACATCGCCGCTCTATGAAAGCCTCAGAAGCAGAGATCCTCATCGTCCCCGGCTACACCAATTCCGGACCCGACCACTGGCAGACACGCTGGCAGGGCAAGCTTGCCACGGCACGGCGGGTGGAGCAGGCGGAATGGTCGAAGCCGGTGCGCGAGGACTGGACGGAGCGGCTGAGACAGGAAATCGACGCCGCGGTGAAGCCGGTCGTGCTCGTCGCCCATTCGCTGGGCGTCGCGACGGCAGTGCATGCTGTCACCCCGGAGAATGCCGGCAAGATCGCCGGCGCCTTCTTCGTTGCGCCGCCGGATGTCGCCAACCCATCGATCCGCCCGAAACATCTGATGACCTTCGGGCCCTATCCGCGCGATCCCCTGCCCTTTCCCTCGCTGATCGTCGCCAGCCGAAACGACCATTTCGGCACCTACGACCATGCGGGCGACATTGCCAATGCCTGGGGATCCCTGCTCGTGGATGCGGGCTTATCCGGCCACATCAATGCCGAATCGGGGCACGGACCCTGGCCGGAGGGAACCATGGTCTTCGCCCAGTTCCTCAGCCGCCTGAAGCCGCCGGGCTGAGCGAAAAGAGCCGGTCTTTCGCGGCCTTATTCAGGAAAAGCGAATGAGAGGCCGATTGTGAAATGGTTTCATTTCCGCTATGGACCCCCTTGAAACACCCAAGAGGCGCGGCTCCCCATGCGCCCGGAACACTAAGAGACACACTCCCATGAATCGTCGCCGCCGTATCTACGAGGGCAAGGCCAAGATCCTTTACGAGGGTCCCGAGCCGGGCACGCTGATCCAGTTCTTCAAGGATGATGCCACCGCATTCAACAAGAAGAAGCACGACGTCATCGACGGCAAGGGGGTCCTGAACAACCGGATCTCCGAATATATCTTCACCCATCTGAACAAGATCGGGATCCCGACTCACTTCATCCGCCGCCTGAACATGCGCGAGCAGCTGATCAAGGAAGTCGAGATCATCCCGCTCGAGATCGTCGTGCGCAATGTCGCTGCCGGCTCTCTGTCCAAGCGTCTCGGCATCGAGGAAGGCACCGTGCTGCCGCGCTCGATCATCGAATTCTACTACAAGGCCGATGCGCTGGACGACCCGATGGTCTCCGAAGAGCACATCACCGCCTTTGGCTGGGCAAGCCCGCAGGAACTCGACGACATCATGGCGCTCGCCATCCGCATCAACGACTTCCTGTCCGGCCTGTTCCTGGGCGTCGGCATCCAGCTCGTGGATTTCAAGATCGAATGCGGCCGCCTGTTCGAAGGCGATATGATGCGCATCATCCTCGCCGACGAGATTTCGCCCGACAGCTGCCGTCTGTGGGATGTCGAGACCAAGGAGAAGATGGACAAGGACCGCTTCCGCCGCGACCTCGGCGGTCTCGTCGAAGCCTATCAGGAGGTGGCCCGCCGCCTCGGCATCATGAACGAGAACGAGCCGCCGCGCGGCTCCGGCCCTGTTCTGGTCAAGTAAGCTGGAGAGTTTCAGGTGATCCATGCACGCGTAACCGTGACGCTGAAGAACGGTGTGCTCGACCCCCAGGGCAAGGCGATCGAAGGCGCGCTCACCGCGCTCGGCTTCGGCGGTGTCGACCAGGTTCGCCAGGGCAAGGTGTTCGATCTTGCGATCGACACCGACGACCGGGCCAAGGCGGAAACCGACGTAAAGGCCATGTGCGACAAGCTGCTGGCCAACACCGTGATTGAGAACTATACTATCGCCCTCGCCTAATATTCACGGGGGCCCGAAATGACGAATGTCACCAGCGAGCTCATGTATGAGCTGTTGAAGCGGATGAACCAGCGGTTCGATAAGGTCGATCTGGCCATCGGTGAACTGAAGAATGAGATGCAGAGCATGCGCGGCACGCTTGTCTCGGTTCAGCAGGACATTCACAACATCTACTGCGTGTTGGGGCGGCACGAGAGCCGCCTCGATCGCATCGAAAACCGCCTCGAACTGCGCGAGCTCGCCGAGGCCCAGGCAAGGTTCGAACCGCACCCATGAAATCCGCCGTCGTCCAGCTCCCCGGCCTCAATCGCGACCGTGACATGATCACGGCGCTGACGCTGATCTCCGGCCAGGCGCCCGTCACCGTCTGGCAGACAGAAACCGAAATCCCGGATGTCGACCTGATCGTCATTCCCGGCGGCTTCTCCTACGGCGATTATCTGCGCTGCGGGGCGATCGCGGCCCGCATGCCGGTCATGCAGGCGATCAAGGCCAAGGCCGAGCAGGGGGTCAAGGTGCTGGGCGTGTGCAACGGCTTCCAGATCCTGATCGAGGCCGGACTTCTGCCCGGCGCGCTCATGCGCAATGCCTCGCTGAAATTCGTCTGCCGCGAGGTGAAGCTCGAGGTCGTCAACGCATCGACCGATTTCACCCGCGCCTATGAGGCCGGGCAGATCCTGCGCTGCCCCGTCGCCCATCATGACGGCAATTATTTCGCCGACGAGGAAACGCTGAAAGCGGTCGAAGGCAACGGCCAGGTCGTGTTCCGCTATGCAGCCGGCACCAATCCGAACGGATCGATGAACGACATCGCCGCGGTCACCAATGAACGCGGAAACGTGCTGGGCATGATGCCGCATCCGGAAAACCTGATCGAAGCCGCGCATGGCGGCACGGATGGGCGCGGCCTGTTCGCTTCGGCGCTGGATGTAATCGCGGCCTGAGACGTACGACGACCGGGGCTTACGGGCCCCGGCCATTTAAGACCTTGTTCAGCATGCGCAGCCTATAGAGCAGGCCTCTCCCGGTCGCCTCGGCCGGTGCAGCATCGGAGGCCCGGCATGCGCATTCGTCCCCCTTTTTCGGCCCTTGCTGTGAGTGTTCTCGCCGGCACGGCCTTTCTCGCAGCCTGCCAGTCGAGCCCGCCGCCGCGCAGCAGCGCGGGCGTTGCGGCCCTGCCGATGATGGAGCGCGTTGCGCTGGCGGCCAATGCCTGCTGGTTCAAGTCGAATGATCCGGCCTTCAAGCCCTATCGCCTGGCGCCGGAGCTCAACTCCTTCTCCGGCCGACCGCGCATCCTGCTCGTCAAGCGTCATTCGCCGGAAGCGCGGCCGCTGGCGGTGATCCAGGCGGAAGGCTCACCCGCCCGGCTTCAGGCCTTCGGCCCCCTGTTTGCCGAACCGATCGGCCCGCGCATGGTCGGCGATATCCGTCGTTGGTCGACCGGCGACAAGGCCTGCTGACCCTCGACAACCGCCGCAGTCTGCAGCGCCGTCGGATCAAGCGGGTCGTCGCCGCTAATCCCAGAAGAACGACTTCGCCACCTCACGCTGGGCCTCCGCCCGCGTGAGCCCGATATCGCGCAGGCGGTCCTCGTCCATTTCCCGCAGAACCAGCCGCCCGGCGCGCCGCATCCGCCAGTCGCGGAGCGACGCGTAGATTCGACGGAACAGGCCGGCACCCTCCAACCGTGCAGGCGACAGCATGTCGCCCGCAGAGCGGAACAGCCGCTCACGCTCGTAGCCGTCGGGGAACATTGTCTCATTTGTATCCATGTAGCTTGCCATCGGGATATCGCTCGCTCAAAACAGTGGCTCATGAGATTGCAAATCAATCGGAACAATTCTGATGTCAATCAGTACAATTGACAGGCAATTGCGACAATGGCATTCTTGTCACCATGACAAATTGGATTCCCGATCTGAACGCCGGCGACGGTCCCCTCTATTTGCGGCTCGCGGATGCGATCGAAGCGGCGATCGAGGCGGGCGAACTGGCTGCAGGCCAGCGCCTGCCGGCGCAGCGCAATCTCGCCTTCGATATCGGCGTGACGCTGGGCACGGTCAGCCGCGCCTACACGCTGGTGCATGAACGCGGCCTGGTGTCGGGCGAGGTTGGCCGGGGAACCTTCGTTCTCGGCAAGCCCTCGGCTGCGGAACGGATGGAGCCCGCGGCGATCCGCTCCATGCACGGCACGCGGCTGGTCGAAGCGCCGGCCGGCAAGATGAAATTCGACGCGACCGGCGCCCCCGATGTCGGGCAGGCGGCGGCGATCCGCGCGGCGATTGCCGCGACGGTGGACGACCACCCGATCGAGATCGCCAATTACTCCCGCAGCTTCCCTGCCCATTGGCAGGAAGCCGGCGCACGCTGGATCGCGCGAGCCGGCTGGTCGCCGCGGAGCGAGGATGTGGTGAGCACGCAGGGCGTCCATGCGGCCATCGTCTCGATCGTCGCGGCCTTCACCGTGCCCGGCGACCGCATCCTCTTCGAAAGCCTGACCTATACCCACGTCGCTCGCGCGCTGGGCCTGATGGGACGGCGTATCGTCTCCGGCGAGATCGACGAGGAAGGACTGATTCCCGACGAATTCGAGCGCATCTGCCAGCAGCAGCATCCCGCGATCGCTTTCCTGATGCCCTCGGGGCACAATCCGACGCTGGCGGTGATGAGCGAACCAAGGCGCAAGGCGATCGCCGAGATCGCGCGGCGCCACAATGTGCTGTTGATCGAGGACGATATCTACGGCGTGCTGATCCGCCAGGAAGCGCCGATGCTGGCTGCCTTTGCGCCCGAGCGCACCTTTGTCGTGTCCGGCCTGTCCAAGGCGGTCACGGCGGGCCTGCGCGGTGGCTGGGCTGCCTGCCCGCCGCACATGGCGGCCCGGGTGAAGGTGGCGCACAAGATGCTGACCGGCGGCACGGCCTTCCTCCTTGCCGAGGCGACGGCGCGCCTCGTTCTGTCCGGTGAAGCCGAGCGGATCCGCACCGATGTCATTGCCGAACTCGCCGCGCGCGAGCAGATCGCCCGCGAAACTTTGGCCGGCCAATCCTTCCGCTCTTCCCCGCGCCTGCCCTTTCTCTGGCTCAGCCTGCCGGAACCCTGGCTGTCCGGCACGTTCAAGGCGGCAGCCTTCGACGCCGGCGTGCTGGTCGATGACGAGGACGAGTTCAAGGCGGGGCGGGCCGAGAAGATGCACCACAAGGTGCGCTTCGCCTTCACCAGCCACCAGCGCGAGGACGTCCGTCGCGGCTTCCTCACGCTGCGCCGCCTGCTGGAGAGCGGCCTGACCGCCTATGACAGCGCCATCTGAGGCGCCTGGCCGCACCGGGTCGATGCCCGTGGCGGCGCGCAAAAGCCTTGCGGAGACCGGCATTTTCCTGTCGCGCGAGACGGAAGCTTCGGTTAAGAACCGGCCATATTTTCATCGGTAGGAAGCCCGCTCCATGGCCATTTCGAACAGCCGCCCGATCACGCCGGATCTCGTCGCCTCCCATGGGCTGAAGCCGGACGAGTACCAGCGCATTCTCGACCTGATCGGACGCGAGCCGAGCTTCACCGAACTCGGCATCTTCTCGGCCATGTGGAACGAGCACTGCTCCTACAAATCCTCCAAGAAGTGGCTGCGCACGCTGCCGACCAAGGGGCCGCGCGTCATCCAGGGTCCGGGCGAAAATGCCGGCGTCGTGGATATCGACGATGGCGACTGCGTGGTCTTCAAGATGGAGAGCCACAACCACCCCTCTTTCATCGAGCCCTATCAGGGGGCTGCCACCGGCGTCGGCGGCATTCTCCGCGACGTCTTCACCATGGGCGCCCGGCCGATTGCGGCCATGAACGCGCTGCGCTTTGGCGCGCCGGATCATCCCAAGACCCGCCACCTCGTCTCCGGCGTCGTCGCCGGCGTCGGCGGCTATGGCAATTCCTTCGGCGTGCCGACGGTTGGCGGCGAGGTGGAGTTCGACGCCCGCTACAATGGCAATATCCTCGTCAACGCCTTTGCGGCCGGGCTTGCCAAGTCGGATGCGATCTTCCTCTCGGAAGCCAAGGGCGTCGGCCTGCCGGTGGTCTATCTTGGTGCCAAGACCGGGCGCGACGGCGTCGGCGGCGCGACCATGGCGTCTGCCGAGTTCGACGAGACGATCGAGGAGAAGCGTCCGACCGTGCAGGTGGGCGACCCCTTCACGGAGAAGTGCCTGCTGGAGGCTTGCCTGGAACTGATGAAGACCGGCGCCGTCATCGCCATCCAGGACATGGGTGCGGCCGGCCTCACCTGCTCGGCGGTCGAAATGGGCGCCAAGGGCGATCTCGGCATCGAGCTGCAGCTCGACCAGGTGCCGGTGCGCGAGGAGCGCATGACGGCGTATGAAATGATGCTGTCGGAAAGCCAGGAGCGCATGCTCATGGTTCTTGAGCCGGCGAAGGAAGAGGTCGCCAAGGCGATCTTCGTCAAATGGGGGCTGGA
This region includes:
- the purS gene encoding phosphoribosylformylglycinamidine synthase subunit PurS, yielding MIHARVTVTLKNGVLDPQGKAIEGALTALGFGGVDQVRQGKVFDLAIDTDDRAKAETDVKAMCDKLLANTVIENYTIALA
- the purB gene encoding adenylosuccinate lyase, with the translated sequence MIPRYSRPEMVAIWSPEQKFRIWFEIEAHACDALADLGVIPKEAARTIWEKGGAATFDVARIDEIEAVTKHDVIAFLTHLAEIVGPDARFVHQGMTSSDVLDTCFNVQLVKATDILLADMDRLLDALKRRALEHKDTVTIGRSHGIHAEPTTFGVKLALAYAEFERCRARLVAAREEVATCAISGAVGTFANIDPRVEEHVAAAMGLKPEPVSTQVIPRDRHAMYFATLGVIASSIERLATEIRHLQRTEVLEAEEYFSPGQKGSSAMPHKRNPVLTENLTGLARMVRAFSIPAMENVALWHERDISHSSVERMIGPDATITLDFALARLTGVIDKLLVYPENMTANMNKFRGLVHSQRVLLALTQAGASREDAYRLVQRNAMKVWEQGKDFLEELLADSEVRAFLPEEEIREKFDLGYHTKHVDTIFRRVFA
- the purQ gene encoding phosphoribosylformylglycinamidine synthase subunit PurQ, giving the protein MKSAVVQLPGLNRDRDMITALTLISGQAPVTVWQTETEIPDVDLIVIPGGFSYGDYLRCGAIAARMPVMQAIKAKAEQGVKVLGVCNGFQILIEAGLLPGALMRNASLKFVCREVKLEVVNASTDFTRAYEAGQILRCPVAHHDGNYFADEETLKAVEGNGQVVFRYAAGTNPNGSMNDIAAVTNERGNVLGMMPHPENLIEAAHGGTDGRGLFASALDVIAA
- the purC gene encoding phosphoribosylaminoimidazolesuccinocarboxamide synthase: MNRRRRIYEGKAKILYEGPEPGTLIQFFKDDATAFNKKKHDVIDGKGVLNNRISEYIFTHLNKIGIPTHFIRRLNMREQLIKEVEIIPLEIVVRNVAAGSLSKRLGIEEGTVLPRSIIEFYYKADALDDPMVSEEHITAFGWASPQELDDIMALAIRINDFLSGLFLGVGIQLVDFKIECGRLFEGDMMRIILADEISPDSCRLWDVETKEKMDKDRFRRDLGGLVEAYQEVARRLGIMNENEPPRGSGPVLVK
- the rpe gene encoding ribulose-phosphate 3-epimerase; the protein is MSLPITIAPSILAADFARLGDEVRDVAAAGADWIHLDVMDGHFVPNISFGPDVIRALRGATDKTFDCHLMIAPADPYLEAFAKAGCDRVTVHAEAGPHLHRSLQTIRALGMKAAVAINPATPISAVETVLDEVSMVLVMTVNPGFGGQSFVGATLEKIRSLRTLIGDRPIDIQVDGGITIDTIAAAAGAGATVFVAGSAIFSGRSQEAYSRTIAALRAEAERGRG
- a CDS encoding PilZ domain-containing protein; this translates as MQTATSIQPSARIALTGKVTCRGQTSSAAVVDLGSNSITLRLSYDIKATEGQAVSIDSTELGRLNGMVQWARGDRIQVGLSLSSNTAAKFASYHKYFR
- a CDS encoding DUF1127 domain-containing protein; this translates as MDTNETMFPDGYERERLFRSAGDMLSPARLEGAGLFRRIYASLRDWRMRRAGRLVLREMDEDRLRDIGLTRAEAQREVAKSFFWD
- a CDS encoding PLP-dependent aminotransferase family protein; translated protein: MTNWIPDLNAGDGPLYLRLADAIEAAIEAGELAAGQRLPAQRNLAFDIGVTLGTVSRAYTLVHERGLVSGEVGRGTFVLGKPSAAERMEPAAIRSMHGTRLVEAPAGKMKFDATGAPDVGQAAAIRAAIAATVDDHPIEIANYSRSFPAHWQEAGARWIARAGWSPRSEDVVSTQGVHAAIVSIVAAFTVPGDRILFESLTYTHVARALGLMGRRIVSGEIDEEGLIPDEFERICQQQHPAIAFLMPSGHNPTLAVMSEPRRKAIAEIARRHNVLLIEDDIYGVLIRQEAPMLAAFAPERTFVVSGLSKAVTAGLRGGWAACPPHMAARVKVAHKMLTGGTAFLLAEATARLVLSGEAERIRTDVIAELAAREQIARETLAGQSFRSSPRLPFLWLSLPEPWLSGTFKAAAFDAGVLVDDEDEFKAGRAEKMHHKVRFAFTSHQREDVRRGFLTLRRLLESGLTAYDSAI
- a CDS encoding alpha/beta hydrolase, coding for MKASEAEILIVPGYTNSGPDHWQTRWQGKLATARRVEQAEWSKPVREDWTERLRQEIDAAVKPVVLVAHSLGVATAVHAVTPENAGKIAGAFFVAPPDVANPSIRPKHLMTFGPYPRDPLPFPSLIVASRNDHFGTYDHAGDIANAWGSLLVDAGLSGHINAESGHGPWPEGTMVFAQFLSRLKPPG